One Arthrobacter sp. StoSoilB20 DNA segment encodes these proteins:
- a CDS encoding isochorismatase family cysteine hydrolase, whose product MIAVLVIDMQNAYFEDPALKSRQDEVVAACNSLTSAASEAGAKVLLVGTVHERDKSTWSLNMLDDDQGFIFRGSEQAEFVPGLLTADFPRLIKTRDSAFFGTDLAMRLRNWGVDTVVLAGISAHNCIAQTAADAFAHNIRVVYAAEAIGTENAEAAESVLRVFTREYRQAVLPLEEILLFLESERSA is encoded by the coding sequence ATGATCGCAGTACTGGTCATCGACATGCAGAATGCCTACTTCGAGGATCCTGCCTTAAAGTCCCGCCAGGACGAGGTTGTTGCTGCCTGCAACTCCCTGACCAGCGCAGCGAGCGAAGCGGGCGCCAAAGTCCTCCTGGTGGGAACCGTGCATGAACGGGACAAATCCACCTGGTCCCTGAACATGCTCGACGACGATCAAGGCTTCATCTTCAGGGGCAGTGAGCAGGCAGAGTTCGTCCCCGGCCTGCTCACTGCCGATTTTCCCCGGCTCATCAAGACCCGTGACAGCGCTTTTTTCGGCACCGACCTCGCCATGCGCCTCAGGAATTGGGGTGTGGACACTGTAGTGCTGGCAGGGATTTCGGCCCACAACTGCATCGCGCAGACCGCAGCCGACGCTTTTGCCCACAACATCAGGGTGGTCTACGCGGCCGAGGCCATCGGTACCGAAAACGCTGAAGCCGCCGAATCGGTACTGCGGGTCTTCACCCGCGAATACCGCCAGGCCGTGCTGCCGCTGGAAGAGATCCTGCTGTTCCTGGAATCGGAGCGGTCAGCTTAG
- a CDS encoding SDR family oxidoreductase: MTHHDPNNSGQSKTPLTSPPTDPRSGYHSGTFPQQEQQQPGLTAPLDPQPDHGEKSYVGHGRLQGKTALITGGDSGIGAAVAIAYAREGANVAISYLPEEEEDARSTAEWIRECGSQALLMPGDARDEAFANEIVERTVQELGGLHVVVLNAAYQKNREGLETIPTEEFDRVFKTNLYSLIWTAQAAIPHLRPGASIIVTASIQAFNPSAQLVDYAMTKAAQLAFTKAMAEELGPKGIRVNAVAPGPVWTPLIPATEWPDKLPTFGQDTPLGRAGQPAELAPAYVLLASDEGSYISGAVLPVTGGKGL, from the coding sequence ATGACCCACCACGACCCGAACAACTCCGGCCAGTCAAAGACACCGTTGACCTCACCGCCCACGGATCCCCGCAGCGGGTACCACTCCGGTACCTTCCCGCAACAGGAGCAGCAGCAGCCCGGCCTGACCGCGCCCTTGGATCCCCAACCGGACCACGGCGAGAAAAGCTACGTGGGACACGGCCGGCTGCAAGGCAAGACTGCCCTGATCACGGGTGGAGACTCCGGCATCGGCGCTGCCGTGGCCATCGCCTATGCCCGCGAAGGTGCCAATGTGGCCATCAGCTACCTTCCGGAGGAAGAAGAAGACGCGAGGTCGACGGCGGAATGGATCCGCGAATGCGGTTCGCAGGCACTCCTGATGCCAGGGGACGCGCGGGACGAGGCTTTCGCCAATGAAATCGTGGAACGGACAGTGCAGGAACTGGGCGGTCTCCATGTGGTGGTGCTGAACGCGGCTTACCAGAAGAACCGCGAAGGCCTGGAAACAATCCCCACCGAAGAATTCGATCGCGTCTTCAAGACCAACCTCTACTCACTCATCTGGACAGCCCAGGCAGCCATTCCACATCTCCGGCCAGGCGCATCGATTATTGTTACGGCCTCCATCCAGGCCTTCAACCCTTCGGCCCAGTTGGTGGATTACGCCATGACCAAGGCAGCCCAACTGGCCTTCACCAAGGCCATGGCCGAAGAACTGGGACCCAAGGGAATCCGGGTCAATGCCGTGGCTCCCGGGCCCGTGTGGACCCCGTTGATTCCCGCCACGGAATGGCCGGACAAGCTCCCCACCTTTGGCCAGGACACGCCGCTGGGCAGGGCAGGTCAGCCGGCCGAGCTGGCTCCGGCCTATGTGTTGCTCGCCTCGGATGAAGGGTCCTACATTTCCGGAGCCGTGCTTCCTGTGACGGGAGGCAAAGGACTGTGA
- a CDS encoding DUF1206 domain-containing protein, translating to MRKAADVAEEASNSQAFAAVARGGYVVSGLLHVLIGVIALQVAFGSSGEADVSGAVTSLASQPYGPLLLWACFGACAALALWQLGNAILGHRNGSDKITKKLSAIGQAIVFAALASTIVSFIAGKGQNSRESSSDFTVTLLKAPFGVFLLVAVGAGIAITGIVFAVRGFRQKFTKDLTLSSNTSVRKFQLGVGIVGYIAKGIALFLVGLLVIIASVRAQPEQSTGLDGSLKALREQPYGVYLLAAVAVGLMAYGLFLMVKARTLRT from the coding sequence ATGAGGAAGGCCGCCGATGTGGCCGAGGAAGCGTCGAATTCGCAGGCTTTCGCCGCTGTCGCGCGCGGCGGCTACGTGGTCAGCGGGCTCCTGCACGTGCTCATTGGGGTCATCGCCCTCCAAGTGGCGTTCGGAAGCAGCGGCGAAGCCGATGTCAGCGGGGCCGTGACGTCCCTGGCCAGCCAGCCGTACGGCCCGCTCCTGCTCTGGGCCTGCTTCGGCGCCTGCGCAGCACTGGCGCTGTGGCAACTGGGAAACGCCATCCTTGGCCACCGGAACGGCTCGGACAAAATCACCAAGAAACTCTCCGCAATAGGACAGGCGATCGTCTTCGCTGCACTCGCCTCCACGATCGTCTCCTTCATTGCAGGCAAGGGCCAGAACAGCCGGGAGTCCAGCAGCGACTTCACTGTCACACTCCTTAAAGCACCGTTTGGCGTGTTTTTGCTGGTGGCTGTGGGGGCCGGCATCGCGATCACGGGCATCGTCTTCGCAGTGCGCGGCTTCCGACAGAAATTCACCAAGGACCTCACCTTGTCCTCCAACACCTCCGTACGGAAATTCCAACTGGGGGTAGGCATAGTGGGTTACATCGCCAAGGGGATTGCCCTCTTCCTGGTGGGCCTGCTGGTAATCATTGCCTCGGTGCGCGCCCAACCTGAACAGTCCACCGGGCTCGACGGCAGTTTGAAGGCACTCAGGGAGCAGCCTTACGGGGTGTACTTGCTGGCCGCTGTGGCTGTGGGCCTGATGGCCTACGGCCTGTTCCTGATGGTCAAGGCACGGACCCTGCGGACGTAG
- a CDS encoding DUF2264 domain-containing protein, protein MAGPCTCTPSCGRNLLPAAIHKPITAWTFPAAGSPLSWKTTSGSSAPTGAPVFQGRSLIYRYAAIAPLFMGEAICATPLAPGQTRRIASGAAKYFLDAGAYDGGLPSLGWLGAFESMTQEYSGPASPYWTSKAFVGLLLPADHPVWTAVEEPSPLEEVDGLKHAEAPNYLLHSTAPDGIARLLNHGSDKYYAPGPDDPLYRRLAYSSHTAPLFTEHPVDNHFAILDDAATPSRRSRIHRLAAGAGQAASWHAPVWSDSQDHAGSPWRVATGTAAAGGYELRVHIVSAPAGSGGSDSGGSGSAPAGAGGTGSGGAVRDGGYALADHHPVPADPPLPRGNGAHVLSDGRLHTAIWPLHGYTDSGVYQGEGESPFGAFAACGYLEGRLTGERSCFVSLVYLGGEPPAWVPSGVGRSTAFDVFDDGTRVSARLTLGTGQALEVAFAF, encoded by the coding sequence GTGGCTGGGCCATGCACCTGTACCCCATCCTGTGGGCGGAATTTGCTGCCGGCCGCCATCCACAAGCCGATCACCGCCTGGACATTTCCCGCAGCCGGCTCGCCGCTTTCCTGGAAGACCACGTCAGGTTCTTCGGCGCCAACGGGCGCCCCGGTGTTCCAGGGCCGCTCCCTGATCTACCGCTACGCAGCCATCGCGCCCCTCTTCATGGGCGAGGCAATCTGCGCCACGCCGCTCGCCCCAGGCCAGACCCGCAGGATCGCCAGCGGCGCCGCCAAGTACTTCCTCGACGCCGGGGCTTACGACGGCGGCCTGCCGTCACTGGGATGGCTCGGCGCTTTTGAATCGATGACCCAGGAATACTCCGGCCCGGCGTCGCCCTACTGGACGTCCAAAGCCTTCGTGGGGCTGCTCCTGCCCGCTGACCACCCGGTGTGGACGGCGGTTGAGGAGCCCTCGCCGTTGGAAGAGGTGGACGGGCTGAAGCATGCCGAAGCGCCCAACTACCTGCTTCACTCCACCGCCCCGGACGGCATTGCCCGCCTCCTGAACCACGGCAGCGACAAATACTATGCCCCCGGACCGGACGATCCCCTGTACCGCAGGCTCGCGTACTCAAGCCACACCGCTCCGCTCTTCACCGAGCACCCCGTGGACAACCACTTCGCCATCCTCGATGATGCCGCGACGCCCAGCCGGCGCTCGCGGATCCACCGGCTTGCCGCCGGCGCAGGACAAGCCGCGAGCTGGCACGCTCCGGTGTGGAGCGACTCCCAGGATCACGCCGGCTCTCCGTGGCGGGTAGCGACAGGAACCGCAGCGGCAGGCGGATACGAGCTGAGGGTCCACATCGTTTCGGCCCCTGCCGGTTCGGGCGGCTCTGATTCGGGCGGCTCTGGTTCGGCACCCGCCGGTGCGGGCGGTACCGGTTCCGGTGGCGCTGTCCGCGACGGCGGATATGCGCTCGCCGACCACCACCCGGTGCCCGCCGACCCACCTTTGCCCCGGGGAAATGGCGCCCATGTCCTCAGCGATGGCAGGCTGCACACCGCGATTTGGCCCCTCCATGGATACACGGACAGCGGCGTCTACCAGGGCGAGGGGGAATCGCCATTTGGCGCCTTCGCTGCCTGCGGCTACCTGGAGGGGCGGCTTACCGGGGAGCGCAGCTGCTTCGTCTCCCTTGTGTACCTCGGAGGTGAGCCGCCCGCCTGGGTGCCTTCCGGCGTCGGGCGTTCAACCGCTTTTGACGTGTTCGACGACGGCACGCGTGTCAGTGCCCGCCTCACCCTGGGTACGGGCCAAGCGCTGGAGGTGGCGTTCGCCTTCTAA
- a CDS encoding Asp23/Gls24 family envelope stress response protein, which translates to MTTQTHTPADVPAKNTTAAATNTSAPGAGTPELNGGPAANGAPANKGKDGRGATTVADGVVAKIAGIAIQEIPGVHALGGGAARAIGNLREKVGQKDLTQGVSVEVGQTQVAVDVTLVVEYPHPLQEVADNARDAVYNAIEDLVGMEVTEVNITITDIHVPSEDAEADDAGREPRVA; encoded by the coding sequence ATGACGACCCAGACGCACACCCCCGCAGACGTTCCGGCCAAGAACACCACGGCAGCGGCCACCAACACTTCCGCACCTGGTGCCGGCACTCCTGAACTGAACGGCGGCCCGGCAGCGAACGGCGCCCCGGCGAACAAGGGCAAGGACGGCCGTGGAGCCACCACCGTTGCCGACGGCGTCGTGGCCAAGATCGCCGGCATCGCCATCCAGGAAATCCCGGGCGTCCATGCCCTTGGCGGCGGCGCTGCCCGTGCCATTGGCAACCTGCGCGAAAAGGTGGGCCAGAAGGATCTCACCCAGGGCGTCAGCGTCGAGGTCGGCCAGACCCAGGTGGCCGTGGACGTGACCTTGGTTGTTGAGTACCCGCACCCCCTCCAGGAAGTTGCGGACAACGCCCGCGATGCCGTTTACAACGCCATCGAGGACCTGGTGGGCATGGAAGTCACCGAGGTCAACATCACCATCACGGACATCCACGTTCCCTCCGAGGACGCCGAAGCGGACGACGCCGGCCGTGAGCCGAGGGTCGCATGA
- a CDS encoding DUF2273 domain-containing protein, translating to MNPTIAGIAIGAVLALAGLAFGFWGLLLTALFMGVGAVLGRSAEGKLDLRGVLDALRGKRSSS from the coding sequence ATGAACCCCACGATCGCCGGCATAGCCATCGGAGCGGTCCTGGCCCTGGCAGGGTTGGCCTTTGGTTTCTGGGGCCTGCTGCTGACGGCTCTGTTCATGGGTGTCGGGGCTGTCCTGGGACGCTCCGCTGAGGGAAAGCTTGACCTGCGCGGCGTACTGGATGCGTTGCGGGGCAAGCGCTCCTCATCATGA
- a CDS encoding CsbD family protein: MGINDKINNAATEHLGAAKEGAGKLTGDESLEREGQHDQAQAKLQQAGEKVKDAAADIGDNIKEAAQKLKEGFTKK, from the coding sequence ATGGGAATCAACGACAAGATCAACAACGCCGCCACCGAGCACCTTGGCGCTGCCAAGGAAGGCGCCGGGAAACTGACCGGTGACGAGTCGTTGGAGCGCGAAGGCCAGCACGACCAGGCCCAGGCGAAGCTCCAGCAGGCAGGCGAGAAGGTCAAGGACGCTGCCGCCGACATCGGCGACAACATCAAGGAAGCAGCCCAGAAGCTCAAAGAGGGCTTCACCAAGAAATAG
- a CDS encoding RNA polymerase sigma factor, with protein MTGSPTAQHQLDLVPDALLAGRAADGDTAAFEALARRHGPLMRATARRLTGSLADADDVVQETLVQAWKQLDTLREPAAVKGWLLRIVGSRSIDHLRKRRNHVELDTAENQLDDTPRTKAQDPENNAVNASRVEALKAALAALPEEQRRCWVLKEFNDQSYEEIALTLNISPASVRGRLARARITLARTMEEWR; from the coding sequence GTGACTGGTTCACCCACGGCACAGCACCAACTGGACCTCGTTCCCGATGCCTTGCTGGCCGGCCGGGCCGCAGATGGTGACACGGCAGCTTTCGAAGCCTTGGCACGCCGGCATGGCCCCTTGATGCGTGCCACCGCCCGCCGATTGACCGGTAGCCTGGCGGACGCCGATGATGTGGTCCAGGAAACGTTGGTTCAGGCCTGGAAGCAGTTGGACACCCTCCGGGAGCCCGCGGCCGTCAAAGGCTGGCTGTTGAGGATCGTGGGCAGCCGCAGCATCGACCACCTCCGGAAACGACGCAATCATGTGGAGCTGGACACTGCGGAAAACCAACTCGACGACACGCCCCGGACGAAGGCCCAGGATCCCGAAAACAACGCTGTCAATGCCTCGCGGGTAGAGGCCCTCAAAGCTGCGCTCGCCGCACTCCCCGAGGAGCAACGGCGCTGTTGGGTCCTCAAGGAATTCAATGACCAGAGCTATGAGGAGATTGCGCTGACGTTGAACATCAGCCCAGCCAGTGTCCGCGGCCGGTTGGCCCGGGCACGGATCACGCTTGCACGCACTATGGAGGAATGGCGATGA
- a CDS encoding Asp23/Gls24 family envelope stress response protein, whose translation MNTPSDTLECGHSLADLSAYLDTGQIDDPAHLEMCPECQSALASLRRLTELGGDLLRSDVADAGSGTDDWMQSILDNLHLELRPGRNIPLKAEHPDDTLWETEGAVSALIRSVADALPGTAAGKCRLQGDVTTVGAPITVEVEIAVVYGHSMEERAATLRDELAKTLAVQTELNIQAIDITVTDVLEPLSTTDPLNTEDQP comes from the coding sequence ATGAACACCCCCAGCGACACCCTCGAATGCGGGCATAGCCTTGCCGATCTCAGCGCCTACCTGGACACGGGACAGATTGACGATCCCGCCCACCTGGAGATGTGCCCCGAATGCCAGTCCGCGTTGGCCTCCCTGCGCCGGCTCACCGAGCTCGGCGGCGACCTGCTCCGCTCCGATGTGGCAGACGCCGGCTCAGGCACGGACGACTGGATGCAGTCCATCCTGGACAATTTGCACTTGGAACTGCGGCCGGGACGGAACATCCCTTTGAAGGCCGAACACCCTGATGACACGCTGTGGGAAACCGAAGGAGCTGTTTCAGCCCTGATCCGGTCCGTGGCGGACGCACTTCCAGGGACGGCAGCGGGCAAGTGCCGCCTGCAGGGAGATGTCACCACAGTGGGCGCCCCGATCACCGTGGAAGTGGAAATTGCCGTGGTGTACGGACACTCCATGGAAGAACGTGCCGCCACCCTTCGCGACGAGTTGGCAAAGACCCTGGCCGTCCAGACTGAACTGAACATCCAGGCAATCGACATCACGGTGACTGATGTCCTTGAACCACTCAGCACCACAGACCCGCTGAACACGGAGGACCAGCCATGA
- a CDS encoding substrate-binding domain-containing protein has translation MLTEDRQQLILRELALNGSLNASEFAAKLGTSGMTVRRDLAVLAGQGLLERVHGGAIAVNGKTPVGQATPPATSWRQGGRRPLATIGMIVPSASYYFPGVIRGAEAAAQEAGVRLVLGVTNYSDAEERRQLRRLYEHGVDGILITPSAQSLAGTETLDLLAEAGVPVVVVERSIDDALDHGRLEAVRSDHVRGAEIAVNHLLGLGHQKIAICLRENSPTAPQLIDGFHLAMQRAGHSRDETMVRAMSRAQNDPQAHRELVDRILDWCASAQVTAAVVHTDEDALQFVSACLERQIRVPEDFAIVSYDDEIAALGVVPLTAVAPPKYDVGHQALVMCLSRIGTRRGSTSALQRVNLSPALEVRGSTQP, from the coding sequence ATGCTGACCGAGGATCGTCAACAGCTCATCCTGAGGGAACTGGCCTTGAACGGCTCCCTCAACGCCAGCGAATTCGCGGCGAAACTGGGCACCTCGGGGATGACCGTTCGCCGCGACCTCGCTGTTCTCGCCGGGCAAGGACTGCTGGAACGCGTCCACGGCGGCGCCATCGCGGTGAACGGCAAAACTCCGGTGGGGCAGGCAACCCCGCCCGCAACGTCCTGGCGGCAGGGCGGAAGGAGGCCTTTGGCGACGATCGGGATGATCGTACCGTCGGCGTCGTACTACTTCCCGGGCGTCATCCGCGGCGCAGAAGCGGCGGCGCAGGAAGCCGGCGTCCGGCTGGTGCTGGGTGTCACCAACTATTCCGATGCCGAGGAGCGACGACAACTGCGGCGGCTGTACGAACACGGCGTGGACGGCATCCTCATCACACCCAGTGCACAATCCTTGGCCGGAACCGAAACGCTGGACCTGCTGGCAGAGGCCGGGGTGCCGGTGGTTGTGGTGGAGCGGTCCATCGACGACGCCCTGGATCACGGCCGGCTCGAAGCGGTGCGGAGCGACCACGTCCGCGGTGCGGAGATCGCCGTGAACCACTTGCTGGGTCTTGGCCACCAAAAAATTGCCATTTGCTTGCGTGAAAACAGTCCTACGGCTCCGCAGCTCATCGACGGCTTCCACCTTGCCATGCAGCGCGCCGGGCACTCCCGGGACGAGACGATGGTACGGGCCATGTCCCGCGCCCAAAACGATCCCCAGGCCCACAGGGAACTGGTGGACCGCATCCTGGATTGGTGCGCTTCAGCGCAAGTGACAGCCGCCGTTGTCCACACGGACGAGGACGCACTCCAGTTCGTCAGCGCCTGCCTTGAGCGGCAGATCCGAGTGCCTGAGGACTTCGCAATCGTCTCCTACGACGACGAGATTGCAGCCCTCGGCGTCGTGCCGCTCACCGCCGTGGCACCGCCGAAATACGACGTCGGCCACCAGGCTTTGGTGATGTGCTTGAGCCGGATCGGGACGCGGCGCGGAAGCACCTCGGCGTTGCAACGGGTCAACCTGTCCCCGGCCCTGGAAGTCCGCGGCTCCACGCAGCCCTAG
- a CDS encoding sugar ABC transporter substrate-binding protein, with protein MKRRQLLLGAASLMATAALVTGCGSTPAATPNPTPVEDPSGNITFWSSMAGMDKVAEAFNASQDKIKVTFETIPNGGAGGYAKLSTAITAGNGPDVATIEYPQLPQFVSNGQLQPLDGYINKAETVDKLTDETRALVQFGEQTYALPYDAAPMIMWYRKDMLDKAGVSTPKTWQEFEEAGRKLKAVAPEAHLASFNPNEAALTAALSWQAGGKWFGTEGDSWKVGVNDEPTKKVATYWQKLIDQKIVKVQQSFSDEWSADLASGAVVGVLGANWSATGIQKRTEASGQKGQWIAAEVPNWGTPADAFYGGSSFNITKSSKNPAAAAKFIEFLATSKEAVTARGNTGSAFLAFPGLTPVAQKAFDASYFGNDIYEVFGKAYSTITPGWQWGPNWDITNTALKDAYGTLTSGGKVLDAVDTAQDATVAGLKQNGLSVKE; from the coding sequence ATGAAGCGTCGCCAGCTTCTGCTTGGAGCAGCCAGCCTCATGGCCACTGCTGCACTCGTCACCGGCTGTGGCAGCACCCCGGCCGCCACGCCAAACCCCACCCCCGTGGAAGACCCCAGCGGCAACATCACGTTCTGGTCCTCCATGGCCGGCATGGACAAAGTGGCAGAGGCCTTCAACGCCAGCCAGGACAAGATCAAGGTCACCTTCGAAACCATTCCCAACGGCGGCGCCGGCGGTTATGCGAAGCTCTCCACTGCCATCACCGCAGGCAACGGTCCGGATGTTGCCACCATCGAATACCCGCAGTTGCCCCAGTTCGTGAGCAACGGCCAGCTCCAGCCGCTGGACGGCTACATCAACAAGGCTGAAACCGTGGACAAGCTCACGGACGAAACCAGAGCTTTGGTGCAGTTCGGCGAGCAGACCTACGCACTTCCCTACGATGCTGCACCCATGATCATGTGGTACCGCAAGGACATGCTGGACAAAGCCGGCGTTTCAACGCCCAAGACCTGGCAGGAATTCGAGGAGGCCGGCAGGAAGCTCAAGGCCGTTGCCCCCGAAGCACACCTGGCCAGCTTCAACCCGAACGAGGCCGCGCTCACCGCCGCACTGTCCTGGCAGGCCGGCGGCAAGTGGTTCGGCACCGAAGGCGACAGCTGGAAAGTGGGTGTCAATGACGAGCCCACCAAGAAGGTCGCCACGTACTGGCAGAAATTGATCGACCAGAAGATCGTCAAGGTCCAGCAGTCCTTCAGCGACGAGTGGTCCGCAGACCTGGCGAGCGGCGCCGTCGTCGGAGTCCTGGGCGCCAATTGGAGCGCCACCGGTATCCAGAAGCGGACCGAGGCCAGCGGCCAGAAGGGGCAGTGGATCGCCGCCGAAGTCCCCAACTGGGGCACTCCTGCTGACGCGTTCTACGGCGGTTCCAGTTTCAACATCACCAAGAGCAGCAAGAATCCGGCTGCAGCGGCCAAGTTCATAGAGTTCCTCGCCACCAGCAAGGAGGCCGTCACTGCCCGCGGCAACACCGGCTCCGCCTTCCTCGCCTTCCCGGGCCTGACCCCCGTGGCGCAGAAAGCCTTCGATGCCAGCTACTTCGGCAACGACATCTATGAAGTCTTCGGCAAGGCCTATTCCACCATCACCCCGGGTTGGCAGTGGGGCCCCAACTGGGACATCACCAACACCGCACTCAAGGACGCCTACGGCACGCTGACCAGCGGCGGCAAGGTACTCGACGCCGTCGATACCGCCCAGGACGCAACAGTGGCCGGACTCAAGCAGAACGGTCTCTCCGTCAAGGAGTAG